Proteins co-encoded in one Alphaproteobacteria bacterium genomic window:
- the nth gene encoding endonuclease III — protein MKPAQIDRIFSIFAAANPEPKTELEAPNPYCLLVAIVLSAQATDVGVNKATKALFRKVKTPEQMVKLGEVGLKEYIKTIGLFNAKAKNVIALSERLIAVYGGEIPHSREALETLPGVGRKTANVWLNCVLGQPTIAVDTHVFRVANRLGLCKASDPLKTELALLKVIPKKWMQHAHHWLILHGRYVCKARKPECMVCTVSSYCEAFIGSSIIRSSAAGASGLNDRRGVGLRKKK, from the coding sequence ATGAAACCCGCACAAATTGACCGTATTTTCAGTATTTTTGCTGCCGCGAATCCCGAGCCAAAAACCGAGCTGGAGGCTCCCAATCCGTATTGTCTGCTGGTGGCGATCGTACTTTCAGCCCAAGCGACGGATGTGGGGGTCAATAAGGCAACTAAGGCACTGTTCAGAAAGGTGAAAACCCCTGAACAGATGGTGAAGCTGGGTGAGGTGGGGCTTAAGGAATACATCAAGACGATTGGCCTGTTTAACGCGAAGGCGAAGAATGTTATCGCGCTTTCTGAGCGCTTGATCGCTGTTTATGGCGGCGAGATTCCACATAGCCGAGAGGCGCTGGAGACTTTGCCCGGTGTTGGTCGTAAGACAGCGAATGTATGGCTGAATTGTGTATTGGGCCAGCCTACCATCGCGGTCGATACGCATGTGTTTCGCGTGGCGAACCGTCTGGGTTTGTGTAAGGCGAGTGACCCACTTAAAACGGAATTGGCGCTCCTGAAAGTGATTCCCAAAAAGTGGATGCAGCATGCACATCACTGGCTGATTCTGCATGGGCGCTATGTGTGCAAAGCGCGCAAGCCAGAATGTATGGTTTGCACGGTTAGTTCTTATTGTGAAGCATTCATCGGCAGTTCTATAATTCGCTCAAGCGCCGCTGGGGCTAGCGGTCTCAACGACCGTCGAGGCGTCGGTCTTCGTAAGAAGAAATAA
- a CDS encoding polymer-forming cytoskeletal protein, with protein MFRRKEDGSDSLIQDGADDVIVTTPEAAESVRSVAANDSVRPVQAAPATPAQPAYRPAAPSAAMAAARPAAPAPAPAPQPAAPALKSNTKRVLTVGPDIQMKGEITTCDRVVIEGMVDATMKDVHTVELAQSGALKGTAEVEDAEISGTFEGDLVVRGRLIIYSTGRVNGNVTYGEIEIERGGQLSGSIRTVKEAGAKGTATKRVA; from the coding sequence ATGTTTCGTCGTAAGGAAGACGGTTCTGATTCATTGATTCAAGACGGTGCGGACGATGTAATCGTTACCACGCCAGAAGCTGCAGAGTCAGTGCGCAGCGTCGCTGCAAACGACTCGGTGCGTCCTGTTCAAGCTGCACCTGCAACCCCTGCACAACCTGCTTATCGTCCTGCGGCACCAAGCGCTGCTATGGCTGCGGCACGCCCTGCAGCGCCTGCACCAGCACCAGCCCCTCAGCCTGCTGCTCCAGCGCTGAAGTCGAACACCAAGCGTGTGTTGACGGTTGGCCCAGATATTCAAATGAAAGGCGAAATCACCACCTGTGATCGCGTCGTCATTGAAGGTATGGTCGATGCAACCATGAAAGACGTGCACACCGTTGAGCTCGCGCAAAGCGGCGCACTCAAAGGCACTGCCGAAGTAGAAGATGCAGAGATTAGTGGCACCTTCGAGGGTGACCTCGTTGTGCGTGGCCGCCTCATCATTTACTCGACCGGTCGTGTAAATGGTAACGTGACCTACGGCGAAATCGAAATCGAGCGCGGTGGTCAGCTTTCAGGTTCTATTCGCACTGTGAAGGAAGCTGGCGCGAAAGGTACTGCAACTAAGCGCGTAGCATAA
- a CDS encoding homoserine kinase, producing MAVYTQLTNETIAELVEQQYGLGKLSFAVGIAQGVENSNYLLDVIGTDGVEHKYILTLYEKRVKSEELPFFIHLMKHLQAKGIPCPQPIARKDGATISEVQGKQAALVSFLNGRSRTVIKNTHVSEVGAALAKLHLAAGDFNMQRENALSLAGWKSLAASLSVKLDDITQGLDAMVRDELAYLEAHWPANLPTGIIHADLFPDNVFFEDDVLSGIIDFYFGCKDMLAYDVAIVLNAWCFENQKEFSPTKSRLLLQHYQKHRPLNDAERAAFAVLVRGAALRFLLTRSYDWIHRTQDAMVTPLDPMVYVRKLRFHQQVKDVSEYGL from the coding sequence ATGGCAGTTTATACCCAACTCACGAATGAGACGATCGCCGAACTGGTTGAGCAACAGTATGGTTTAGGCAAGCTGTCGTTTGCGGTCGGCATTGCGCAAGGTGTTGAGAATAGTAACTATCTGCTGGATGTGATTGGCACTGACGGCGTCGAACATAAGTATATTCTTACGCTTTATGAGAAGCGTGTGAAGTCAGAGGAGCTGCCGTTTTTTATCCATCTCATGAAGCATCTGCAGGCGAAGGGAATCCCGTGCCCTCAGCCGATTGCGCGCAAAGACGGTGCCACTATCAGTGAAGTGCAGGGTAAACAGGCGGCGCTGGTTTCGTTCCTTAATGGGCGCAGCCGCACCGTCATTAAGAATACGCATGTGAGTGAAGTGGGCGCAGCACTGGCTAAGCTACATTTAGCGGCGGGCGATTTCAACATGCAGCGCGAGAACGCGTTGTCGCTAGCGGGTTGGAAGAGCCTTGCGGCAAGCTTGTCAGTAAAACTCGACGATATCACGCAAGGGCTTGATGCGATGGTGCGTGATGAGTTGGCCTATCTTGAAGCGCATTGGCCAGCGAATTTACCCACGGGAATCATTCATGCAGATTTGTTTCCTGATAATGTGTTCTTCGAAGATGACGTGCTGAGTGGCATTATCGATTTCTATTTCGGTTGCAAAGATATGCTGGCCTATGATGTTGCGATTGTTCTCAACGCATGGTGTTTCGAGAACCAAAAGGAATTCAGCCCCACCAAGTCACGACTTTTGCTGCAGCATTACCAGAAGCACCGCCCATTGAATGACGCAGAGCGTGCGGCATTTGCCGTGCTGGTGCGTGGTGCGGCGTTACGCTTTTTGCTGACACGCTCGTATGACTGGATTCACCGAACGCAGGATGCGATGGTAACGCCACTCGACCCAATGGTATATGTGCGCAAATTACGCTTCCACCAGCAGGTGAAAGATGTGTCGGAGTACGGACTGTGA
- the rnhA gene encoding ribonuclease HI, translating to MKHVKIYTDGACSGNPGPGGWGALLVYNGTEKELNGGEPETTNNRMEMMAVIIAIKKLSEPCKVDIYTDSKYVMQGATEWIHGWKKKGWKTADNKPVKNVDLWQELEKQLARHDIKWHWVKGHDGHPENERADALARAGITKE from the coding sequence GTGAAGCATGTCAAAATCTATACGGATGGTGCCTGTAGCGGTAACCCAGGCCCAGGTGGTTGGGGCGCGCTGTTAGTATATAACGGCACCGAGAAAGAGTTGAATGGTGGCGAGCCAGAAACCACTAATAATCGCATGGAAATGATGGCGGTTATTATTGCGATCAAAAAGCTAAGCGAACCATGTAAGGTCGATATCTACACGGACAGCAAATATGTCATGCAGGGTGCAACGGAATGGATTCACGGCTGGAAGAAGAAGGGCTGGAAGACGGCTGATAATAAGCCTGTAAAGAATGTCGATTTGTGGCAGGAGCTTGAAAAGCAACTGGCACGACACGATATAAAATGGCATTGGGTGAAGGGGCATGATGGCCACCCTGAAAATGAACGTGCCGATGCATTGGCGCGCGCTGGAATAACCAAGGAGTAA
- a CDS encoding pyruvate, phosphate dikinase encodes MKSSAAKKTVTADKLVYSFGDGFAEGNVSMKNALGGKGANLADMCSLGLPVPPGFTITTEVCVAYYAAEKNFPANLAEQVSAGVAQIEASVGRSFGDAKNPLLVSVRSGARASMPGMMDTILNLGLNDATVEGLAAKTGNARFAYDSYRRFIQMYSDVVLGVEHHLFEDLLDLMKNEREVHQDTDLTDADLKELVAQYKERVQQELGKPFPQDVNEQLWGAIRAVFDSWMNPRACTYRNLHDIPAEWGTAVNVQSMVFGNMGNDCATGVAFTRNPSTGEKMFYGEFLVNAQGEDVVAGIRTPQPLTIKGKAEGGDLPSMEEVMPDVFAELVKIYQKLEAHYRDMQDIEFTVENRKLWMLQTRNGKRTAKASLKIAVDMVAEKLITKEEALLRIDPSSLDQLLHPTLDPNAKKQVIAKGLPASPGAASGKVVFTAEDAEHQASINEKVILVRIETSPEDIHGMHAAKGILTARGGMTSHAAVVARGMGKCCVSGAGDIRINYARKEFAAGGLTIREGDIITLNGSTGEVMLGEIPTIEPNLSGDFATVIAWADAVRELKVRTNAETPHDAQTARNFGAEGIGLCRTEHMFFDAERIIAVREMIVAENKKAREVALAKLLPMQKKDFVEIFEIMQGLPVTIRLLDPPLHEFLPHTEAEMQEVADAAHVPLDAVKYRAASLHESNPMLGHRGVRLGVTYPEIYTMQARAIFEAAAEVQKSGKKVLPEIMIPLVMTKKELVMMKAIIDEVAADVASKTGVDMAYQVGTMIELPRAALRAGDIAEAAEFFSFGTNDLTQTTMGISRDDAASFIEDYKRKGVIEHDPFVTLDQEGVGELIQLATERGRATRKDLKLGICGEHGGDPASIHFCQRAGLNYVSCSPYRVPIARLAAAQAAIKTPRQ; translated from the coding sequence ATGAAATCATCTGCCGCAAAGAAAACCGTAACTGCAGACAAGCTGGTCTACAGCTTTGGTGATGGATTCGCCGAAGGCAATGTGAGCATGAAAAATGCGCTTGGTGGCAAAGGCGCCAACCTTGCCGACATGTGCTCGCTTGGCCTGCCCGTTCCCCCAGGCTTCACCATCACCACCGAAGTCTGCGTGGCCTATTATGCTGCAGAAAAGAATTTCCCCGCCAACCTCGCCGAGCAAGTAAGCGCGGGCGTTGCGCAAATCGAGGCATCCGTTGGCCGTAGCTTTGGCGACGCAAAAAACCCACTACTCGTTTCGGTGCGCTCGGGTGCCCGCGCCTCCATGCCGGGTATGATGGACACGATTTTGAACCTCGGCCTCAATGACGCAACGGTCGAAGGTCTCGCAGCGAAAACTGGCAATGCACGCTTTGCCTATGACTCCTACCGCCGCTTCATCCAAATGTATTCGGACGTGGTATTGGGCGTAGAGCATCACTTGTTCGAAGATTTGCTCGACCTCATGAAGAACGAGCGCGAAGTACATCAAGACACCGACCTCACCGACGCGGATTTGAAAGAACTCGTCGCGCAATATAAAGAGCGCGTGCAGCAAGAATTGGGCAAGCCTTTCCCGCAGGATGTGAATGAGCAACTCTGGGGCGCCATCCGCGCCGTGTTTGACAGTTGGATGAACCCACGCGCCTGCACCTATCGTAACTTGCACGACATTCCTGCCGAGTGGGGCACGGCGGTCAACGTACAATCCATGGTGTTCGGCAACATGGGGAATGACTGCGCCACTGGCGTGGCCTTCACCCGCAATCCTTCGACGGGTGAGAAAATGTTCTATGGTGAATTCCTCGTCAACGCTCAGGGCGAAGACGTGGTCGCAGGCATCCGCACCCCGCAGCCACTCACCATCAAGGGCAAAGCCGAGGGCGGCGATTTGCCCTCGATGGAAGAAGTCATGCCCGACGTATTCGCCGAGCTGGTGAAAATCTACCAGAAGCTCGAAGCGCATTACCGCGACATGCAGGACATTGAGTTCACCGTCGAAAACCGCAAGCTGTGGATGCTGCAAACCAGAAACGGCAAGCGCACCGCCAAAGCATCGCTGAAAATCGCCGTAGACATGGTCGCGGAAAAACTCATCACGAAGGAAGAGGCGCTGCTGCGCATCGACCCGAGCTCGCTCGACCAATTGCTGCACCCAACGCTTGACCCGAACGCGAAAAAGCAAGTCATCGCCAAAGGTCTGCCAGCGTCACCAGGCGCGGCTTCGGGCAAGGTCGTCTTCACCGCTGAGGACGCCGAGCACCAAGCATCGATTAACGAGAAAGTCATTCTCGTGCGCATCGAAACATCGCCAGAAGATATTCACGGCATGCACGCAGCAAAAGGTATTCTAACGGCACGTGGTGGCATGACATCGCACGCAGCCGTGGTTGCGCGCGGCATGGGCAAATGCTGCGTTTCCGGCGCAGGCGATATCCGCATCAATTACGCCCGCAAGGAATTTGCTGCAGGCGGCCTGACCATTCGTGAGGGCGACATTATCACCCTCAATGGCTCCACAGGTGAAGTGATGTTGGGTGAAATCCCCACCATCGAACCAAACCTGTCGGGCGACTTCGCAACCGTCATCGCATGGGCAGATGCCGTGCGCGAACTGAAAGTGCGCACCAACGCCGAAACCCCGCACGACGCACAAACCGCACGCAATTTCGGCGCCGAAGGCATTGGCCTTTGCCGCACCGAGCACATGTTCTTCGACGCGGAGCGAATCATCGCCGTGCGCGAAATGATTGTCGCGGAAAATAAAAAAGCGCGTGAAGTCGCGCTCGCCAAATTGTTACCGATGCAGAAAAAAGATTTCGTCGAGATCTTCGAAATCATGCAAGGCCTGCCGGTGACCATTCGCCTGCTCGACCCGCCATTGCATGAATTCTTGCCGCACACCGAAGCGGAAATGCAAGAGGTGGCCGACGCCGCACATGTACCGCTCGACGCCGTGAAGTACCGCGCAGCGTCGCTGCATGAATCCAACCCCATGCTCGGCCACCGTGGCGTGCGCTTAGGCGTGACCTACCCTGAAATCTACACCATGCAAGCCCGCGCGATTTTCGAGGCCGCAGCAGAAGTGCAGAAATCGGGTAAAAAAGTACTGCCCGAAATCATGATTCCATTGGTCATGACCAAAAAAGAACTCGTGATGATGAAAGCGATTATCGACGAAGTGGCGGCAGATGTTGCCAGCAAAACGGGCGTGGATATGGCCTATCAAGTGGGCACGATGATCGAATTGCCACGCGCAGCCTTACGCGCAGGCGACATTGCAGAAGCTGCGGAATTCTTCAGCTTCGGTACGAACGACCTCACGCAAACCACCATGGGTATTTCGCGTGACGATGCCGCGTCATTCATTGAAGACTATAAACGTAAGGGCGTGATTGAGCATGACCCATTCGTCACCCTCGACCAAGAAGGCGTGGGCGAATTGATTCAGCTCGCGACCGAGCGCGGCCGCGCAACGCGCAAAGATTTGAAGTTGGGTATTTGCGGTGAACATGGCGGCGACCCTGCCTCCATTCACTTCTGCCAACGCGCTGGCTTGAACTATGTGAGCTGCTCACCGTACCGTGTGCCGATTGCACGCTTGGCCGCAGCACAGGCAGCGATTAAAACGCCACGCCAATAG